One genomic region from Quercus robur chromosome 4, dhQueRobu3.1, whole genome shotgun sequence encodes:
- the LOC126720948 gene encoding disease resistance protein RUN1-like isoform X2: MMSFLNNKGASSSFSSTCRWNYDVFLSFRGEDTREGFTSHLYKALCAKGFHTFIDDKLRRGEEISEELIQAIKNSSILVIVFSENYAESKWCLDELVEIVDCREKDQEVQIRPVFYNVDPSEIRNQKENFGMALANHEMKFKNNMDKVQRWRDALRKAANASGWHYKKGYSTYKSESHFIQNIVEEISSAILNWTPLYVTEYPVGINSRVKAIESLLDIGLDEFCVVGIHGLPGVGKTTIAKAVYNKIAKHFDGSSFLVNVRENLGTDAGIITLQEQLLNDILVDENLRVGNKFRGISLIEKRLRCKKIFLILDDVDDSTRIENLLGKYNWFAPGSRVILTLRDRCLLAALKEKLWKTYKVKEFKVEQLNKHEALQLFKGHAFSGNKLYDEDYSKLATKFIDFANGLPLALEIIARDLCGKAKDEWESALDIYNKIPNEDIQKILRVSYDGLHDTEKEIFLDIACFFKGWNIDYVVKILNACGLCPGFGIPRLVNKCLITVDVIGGLSMHDLIQQMGKEVVRQQAPDILRKRSRLCCYKDSLKVLTTDKGSKHIRGIMLHSPQLVEVQLHTEAFRRMENLKFLIIENVHICKPLEFLPNNLILLKWPYYPFHWPLEYFPEQLVAIDMPHSRIRLPKLIKQECRLENLKDVNFQDCEFIRILPKLWAPNLEYLNLSYCKNLVKLPKLWAPKLEDLNLSYCKNLVKLPKLWVPNLEYLELSYCENLVEVDECFGYLEKLRLWYLSGCIKLQFLPSQLRLKSLKYFNLTGCSRLEKLPDFHREMECLESLNLCGSGIREVPSSIEHLTKLHGLDLDNCKNLRDLPHSICKLQQLQFLGTSTTKLRPTCNSFDSSSKGYELDLLMMPDYFPAFIELYPSETDIVTIPKSISRFPTLRIMNFKLLGEILVLPPPIRVNNCMLSDSQSASGLLKQVIENIGISPNRVCGDISMDRQFSNHFSSEIEGVEYENQFSNRTIIFGGTEMPKWFNHQSVENSIFFWVGRKFPKLAVGIVLGRRGFYGCVCISINCYKKRKYEFIKHSGHNCNLHLFSPSQRSLQEHLNESNPTDQNHVKVTYIIYSGANCIKRLGVHVECTCPPQESAIPNLPLLTAGYDDDDVVDYMRELPFYVSDDKEEY; encoded by the exons ATGATGTCTTTCCTGAACAATAAAGgagcctcttcttctttttcttccacTTGCCGATGGAACTATGATGTCTTCTTGAGTTTTAGAGGTGAAGATACCCGTGAAGGTTTTACCAGTCATTTATACAAGGCTTTGTGCGCCAAAGGCTTTCATACCTTCATTGATGATAAACTTCGGAGAGGAGAAGAAATTTCGGAAGAACTTATCCAAGCcataaaaaattcatcaattttGGTTATTGTCTTCTCTGAAAACTATGCAGAGTCCAAATGGTGCTTGGATGAACTTGTTGAGATTGTTGATTGTAGAGAAAAGGACCAGGAGGTTCAAATTCGTCCAGTTTTTTACAATGTTGATCCATCAGAAATACgaaatcaaaaggaaaacttTGGAATGGCATTGGCTAACCATGAAATGAAGTTCAAGAATAACATGGATAAGGTGCAGAGGTGGAGGGATGCTCTAAGAAAAGCAGCTAATGCATCTGGATGGCATTACAAGAAAGG CTACTCTACATATAAATCTGAATCTCACTTCATTCAAAACATTGTTGAAGAGATATCAAGTGCTATATTAAATTGGACACCGTTATATGTTACTGAATACCCAGTTGGAATAAATTCTCGTGTAAAGGCCATAGAGTCACTTTTAGACATTGGGTTAGATGAATTTTGCGTGGTAGGGATTCATGGCCTTCCTGGAGTAGGAAAGACTACAATCGCAAAAGctgtttataataaaattgcTAAACATTTTGATGGAAGCAGTTTTTTAGTGAATGTTAGAGAAAATTTGGGAACAGATGCTGGCATAATCACACTACAAGAGCAACTTCTTAATGACATCTTAGTGGATGAAAATTTGAGAGTAGGCAACAAATTTAGAGGAATCAGTTTGATAGAGAAGAGACTTCGttgtaaaaagatttttttaattcttgatgATGTCGATGATTCGACAAGAATAGAGAATTTGCTTGGAAAATATAATTGGTTTGCTCCTGGAAGTAGAGTCATTTTAACATTAAGAGATAGATGCTTGTTAGCTGCCCTTAAAGAAAAACTTTGGAAAACTTACAAGGTCAAGGAATTCAAGGTCGAGCAATTAAACAAACATGAAGCTCTTCAACTCTTCAAAGGCCATGCCTTTTCGGGAAACAAACTTTATGATGAAGACTATTCTAAACTTGCAACTAAATTCATAGATTTTGCCAATGGCCTTCCACTAGCTCTAGAAATAATAGCTCGTGATTTGTGTGGAAAAGCTAAAGATGAATGGGAAAGTGCATTAGATATTTATAACAAAATCCCTAATGAAGACATTCAAAAAATACTTAGAGTAAGTTACGATGGATTGCATGACACAGAGAAAGAGATTTTTCTCGATATTGCATGCTTCTTCAAAGGTTGGAACATAGATTATGTTGTAAAGATATTAAATGCTTGTGGATTATGTCCTGGCTTTGGTATTCCGAGACTTGTTAATAAGTGTCTCATAACTGTTGACGTAATTGGTGGATTGTCAATGCATGACTTGATACAACAAATGGGCAAGGAAGTTGTTAGACAACAAGCACCAGACATCCTTAGAAAACGTAGCAGGTTATGTTGTTATAAGGATTCACTTAAAGTACTAACTACAGATAAG GGTTCAAAACACATTCGAGGCATAATGTTGCATTCGCCTCAACTAGTAGAGGTGCAACTACACACTGAAGCTTTTAGAAGGATggaaaatctcaaatttctaaTAATTGAGAATGTACATATATGTAAACCACTTGAATTTCTTCCCAACAATTTAATACTTCTTAAGTGGCCCTATTATCCTTTTCACTGGCCATTAGAATATTTTCCTGAACAACTTGTTGCTATTGACATGCCACATAGTCGCATCAGATTGCCAAAGCTAATCAAGCAG GAGTGCCgcttagaaaatttgaaagacgttaattttcaagattgtgaatttattaggattttacCTAAATTATGGGCCCCAAATTTAGAGTATTTGAACCTCtcttattgtaaaaatttagttaaattaCCTAAATTATGGGCCCCAAAATTAGAGGATTTGAACCTCTCTTACtgtaaaaatttagttaaattaCCCAAATTATGGGTCCCAAATTTAGAGTATTTGGAACTCtcttattgtgaaaatttagtTGAGGTTGATGAATGCTTTGGATATCTTGAAAAGCTTAGATTATGGTATCTCAGTGGTTGCATAAAACTTCAGTTTCTTCCAAGCCAACTCAGGTTGAAAtctcttaaatattttaatcttACTGGCTGCTCAAGGCTTGAGAAGCTCCCCGATTTTCATCGAGAAATGGAATGTTTAGAGAGTTTAAATTTATGTGGGAGTGGTATTAGAGAGGTGCCTTCATCAATCGAGCATCTCACTAAGCTTCATGGATTAGACCTTGATAATTGCAAAAACCTTCGGGATCTTCCACATAGCATTTGTAAATTGCAACAGCTTCAGTTTTTGGGGACTTCTACTACCAAATTGAGACCGACATGCAATTCTTTTGATAGCTCTTCCAAGGGCTATGAATTAGATCTTTTGATGATGCCTGATTACTTCCCCGCATTTATAGAATTATATCCATCTGAAACCGATATTGTTACCATCCCTAAAAGCATTAGCAGATTTCCAACACTTCGAATTATGAatttcaagcttcttggtgaaATTCTAGTACTTCCACCACCGATAAGGGTGAACAATTGCATGTTGTCGGATTCTCAATCAGCAAGCGGGCTATTGAAacag GTAATAGAAAATATTGGGATTTCACCAAATAGAGTAT GTGGGGACATATCAATGGATCGGCAGTTCTCCAATCATTTCTCATCTGAAATTGAGGGCGTTGAATATGAAAATCAGTTCTCCAATCGTACTATTATTTTTGGGGGAACTGAGATGCCAAAATGGTTTAATCATCAAAGTGTTGAAAATTCCATATTTTTCTGGGTTGGTCGCAAATTTCCAAAATTGGCTGTCGGTATTGTTCTTGGACGACGGGGCTTTTATGGCTGTGTTTGCATTTCCATCAATTGTTATAAAAAACGTAAATATGAGTTTATTAAACACTCTGGACATAATTGTAATCTACATTTATTTTCTCCATCTCAACGGTCTCTACAGGAGCATTTGAATGAATCAAATCCAACTGACCAGAATCATGTTAAGGTTACATATATAATCTATAGCGGTGCGAATTGTATAAAAAGGTTGGGGGTCCACGTAGAATGCACCTGTCCTCCTCAAGAATCTGCTATACCTAACTTGCCCCTTCTAACTGCTggatatgatgatgatgatgttgttgaTTACATGCGTGAGTTGCCATTTTATgtatctgatgataaagaagaatacTAG
- the LOC126720948 gene encoding disease resistance protein RUN1-like isoform X1 has translation MMSFLNNKGASSSFSSTCRWNYDVFLSFRGEDTREGFTSHLYKALCAKGFHTFIDDKLRRGEEISEELIQAIKNSSILVIVFSENYAESKWCLDELVEIVDCREKDQEVQIRPVFYNVDPSEIRNQKENFGMALANHEMKFKNNMDKVQRWRDALRKAANASGWHYKKGYSTYKSESHFIQNIVEEISSAILNWTPLYVTEYPVGINSRVKAIESLLDIGLDEFCVVGIHGLPGVGKTTIAKAVYNKIAKHFDGSSFLVNVRENLGTDAGIITLQEQLLNDILVDENLRVGNKFRGISLIEKRLRCKKIFLILDDVDDSTRIENLLGKYNWFAPGSRVILTLRDRCLLAALKEKLWKTYKVKEFKVEQLNKHEALQLFKGHAFSGNKLYDEDYSKLATKFIDFANGLPLALEIIARDLCGKAKDEWESALDIYNKIPNEDIQKILRVSYDGLHDTEKEIFLDIACFFKGWNIDYVVKILNACGLCPGFGIPRLVNKCLITVDVIGGLSMHDLIQQMGKEVVRQQAPDILRKRSRLCCYKDSLKVLTTDKGSKHIRGIMLHSPQLVEVQLHTEAFRRMENLKFLIIENVHICKPLEFLPNNLILLKWPYYPFHWPLEYFPEQLVAIDMPHSRIRLPKLIKQECRLENLKDVNFQDCEFIRILPKLWAPNLEYLNLSYCKNLVKLPKLWAPKLEDLNLSYCKNLVKLPKLWVPNLEYLELSYCENLVEVDECFGYLEKLRLWYLSGCIKLQFLPSQLRLKSLKYFNLTGCSRLEKLPDFHREMECLESLNLCGSGIREVPSSIEHLTKLHGLDLDNCKNLRDLPHSICKLQQLQFLGTSTTKLRPTCNSFDSSSKGYELDLLMMPDYFPAFIELYPSETDIVTIPKSISRFPTLRIMNFKLLGEILVLPPPIRVNNCMLSDSQSASGLLKQVIENIGISPNRVCGSARSTNYYPSESEGGDISMDRQFSNHFSSEIEGVEYENQFSNRTIIFGGTEMPKWFNHQSVENSIFFWVGRKFPKLAVGIVLGRRGFYGCVCISINCYKKRKYEFIKHSGHNCNLHLFSPSQRSLQEHLNESNPTDQNHVKVTYIIYSGANCIKRLGVHVECTCPPQESAIPNLPLLTAGYDDDDVVDYMRELPFYVSDDKEEY, from the exons ATGATGTCTTTCCTGAACAATAAAGgagcctcttcttctttttcttccacTTGCCGATGGAACTATGATGTCTTCTTGAGTTTTAGAGGTGAAGATACCCGTGAAGGTTTTACCAGTCATTTATACAAGGCTTTGTGCGCCAAAGGCTTTCATACCTTCATTGATGATAAACTTCGGAGAGGAGAAGAAATTTCGGAAGAACTTATCCAAGCcataaaaaattcatcaattttGGTTATTGTCTTCTCTGAAAACTATGCAGAGTCCAAATGGTGCTTGGATGAACTTGTTGAGATTGTTGATTGTAGAGAAAAGGACCAGGAGGTTCAAATTCGTCCAGTTTTTTACAATGTTGATCCATCAGAAATACgaaatcaaaaggaaaacttTGGAATGGCATTGGCTAACCATGAAATGAAGTTCAAGAATAACATGGATAAGGTGCAGAGGTGGAGGGATGCTCTAAGAAAAGCAGCTAATGCATCTGGATGGCATTACAAGAAAGG CTACTCTACATATAAATCTGAATCTCACTTCATTCAAAACATTGTTGAAGAGATATCAAGTGCTATATTAAATTGGACACCGTTATATGTTACTGAATACCCAGTTGGAATAAATTCTCGTGTAAAGGCCATAGAGTCACTTTTAGACATTGGGTTAGATGAATTTTGCGTGGTAGGGATTCATGGCCTTCCTGGAGTAGGAAAGACTACAATCGCAAAAGctgtttataataaaattgcTAAACATTTTGATGGAAGCAGTTTTTTAGTGAATGTTAGAGAAAATTTGGGAACAGATGCTGGCATAATCACACTACAAGAGCAACTTCTTAATGACATCTTAGTGGATGAAAATTTGAGAGTAGGCAACAAATTTAGAGGAATCAGTTTGATAGAGAAGAGACTTCGttgtaaaaagatttttttaattcttgatgATGTCGATGATTCGACAAGAATAGAGAATTTGCTTGGAAAATATAATTGGTTTGCTCCTGGAAGTAGAGTCATTTTAACATTAAGAGATAGATGCTTGTTAGCTGCCCTTAAAGAAAAACTTTGGAAAACTTACAAGGTCAAGGAATTCAAGGTCGAGCAATTAAACAAACATGAAGCTCTTCAACTCTTCAAAGGCCATGCCTTTTCGGGAAACAAACTTTATGATGAAGACTATTCTAAACTTGCAACTAAATTCATAGATTTTGCCAATGGCCTTCCACTAGCTCTAGAAATAATAGCTCGTGATTTGTGTGGAAAAGCTAAAGATGAATGGGAAAGTGCATTAGATATTTATAACAAAATCCCTAATGAAGACATTCAAAAAATACTTAGAGTAAGTTACGATGGATTGCATGACACAGAGAAAGAGATTTTTCTCGATATTGCATGCTTCTTCAAAGGTTGGAACATAGATTATGTTGTAAAGATATTAAATGCTTGTGGATTATGTCCTGGCTTTGGTATTCCGAGACTTGTTAATAAGTGTCTCATAACTGTTGACGTAATTGGTGGATTGTCAATGCATGACTTGATACAACAAATGGGCAAGGAAGTTGTTAGACAACAAGCACCAGACATCCTTAGAAAACGTAGCAGGTTATGTTGTTATAAGGATTCACTTAAAGTACTAACTACAGATAAG GGTTCAAAACACATTCGAGGCATAATGTTGCATTCGCCTCAACTAGTAGAGGTGCAACTACACACTGAAGCTTTTAGAAGGATggaaaatctcaaatttctaaTAATTGAGAATGTACATATATGTAAACCACTTGAATTTCTTCCCAACAATTTAATACTTCTTAAGTGGCCCTATTATCCTTTTCACTGGCCATTAGAATATTTTCCTGAACAACTTGTTGCTATTGACATGCCACATAGTCGCATCAGATTGCCAAAGCTAATCAAGCAG GAGTGCCgcttagaaaatttgaaagacgttaattttcaagattgtgaatttattaggattttacCTAAATTATGGGCCCCAAATTTAGAGTATTTGAACCTCtcttattgtaaaaatttagttaaattaCCTAAATTATGGGCCCCAAAATTAGAGGATTTGAACCTCTCTTACtgtaaaaatttagttaaattaCCCAAATTATGGGTCCCAAATTTAGAGTATTTGGAACTCtcttattgtgaaaatttagtTGAGGTTGATGAATGCTTTGGATATCTTGAAAAGCTTAGATTATGGTATCTCAGTGGTTGCATAAAACTTCAGTTTCTTCCAAGCCAACTCAGGTTGAAAtctcttaaatattttaatcttACTGGCTGCTCAAGGCTTGAGAAGCTCCCCGATTTTCATCGAGAAATGGAATGTTTAGAGAGTTTAAATTTATGTGGGAGTGGTATTAGAGAGGTGCCTTCATCAATCGAGCATCTCACTAAGCTTCATGGATTAGACCTTGATAATTGCAAAAACCTTCGGGATCTTCCACATAGCATTTGTAAATTGCAACAGCTTCAGTTTTTGGGGACTTCTACTACCAAATTGAGACCGACATGCAATTCTTTTGATAGCTCTTCCAAGGGCTATGAATTAGATCTTTTGATGATGCCTGATTACTTCCCCGCATTTATAGAATTATATCCATCTGAAACCGATATTGTTACCATCCCTAAAAGCATTAGCAGATTTCCAACACTTCGAATTATGAatttcaagcttcttggtgaaATTCTAGTACTTCCACCACCGATAAGGGTGAACAATTGCATGTTGTCGGATTCTCAATCAGCAAGCGGGCTATTGAAacag GTAATAGAAAATATTGGGATTTCACCAAATAGAGTATGTGGTAGTGCAAGAAGCACCAATTACTACCCATCTGAATCTGAAGGTGGGGACATATCAATGGATCGGCAGTTCTCCAATCATTTCTCATCTGAAATTGAGGGCGTTGAATATGAAAATCAGTTCTCCAATCGTACTATTATTTTTGGGGGAACTGAGATGCCAAAATGGTTTAATCATCAAAGTGTTGAAAATTCCATATTTTTCTGGGTTGGTCGCAAATTTCCAAAATTGGCTGTCGGTATTGTTCTTGGACGACGGGGCTTTTATGGCTGTGTTTGCATTTCCATCAATTGTTATAAAAAACGTAAATATGAGTTTATTAAACACTCTGGACATAATTGTAATCTACATTTATTTTCTCCATCTCAACGGTCTCTACAGGAGCATTTGAATGAATCAAATCCAACTGACCAGAATCATGTTAAGGTTACATATATAATCTATAGCGGTGCGAATTGTATAAAAAGGTTGGGGGTCCACGTAGAATGCACCTGTCCTCCTCAAGAATCTGCTATACCTAACTTGCCCCTTCTAACTGCTggatatgatgatgatgatgttgttgaTTACATGCGTGAGTTGCCATTTTATgtatctgatgataaagaagaatacTAG